The Lepus europaeus isolate LE1 chromosome 21, mLepTim1.pri, whole genome shotgun sequence genome has a window encoding:
- the RUSF1 gene encoding RUS family member 1, with protein sequence MAEDGAHGAAVCSEQFGSGTARGCRVAADGSLQWEPGGWHWRGFSRVFQAKPDGGGGGSPSTASRTLSGLQAVFLPQGFPESVSPDYLPYQLWDSVQAFASSLSGSLATQAVLLGLGVGNAKATVSAATATWLVKDSTGMLGRILFAWWKGSKLDCNAKQWRLFADILNDIAMFLEIMAPVFPVCFTMTISTSNLAKCIVSVAGGATRAALTVHQARRNNMADVSAKDSSQETLVNLAGLLVSLLMLPLVSGCPSVSLGCFFLLTALHIYANYRAVRALVMETLNESRLRLVLKHFLQQGEVLDPTPANHMEPLWTGFSPSPALSLGVPLHCLVSSVSELQQLVEGHQEPYLLCWDQSRNQVQVVLSQMAGPETVLRAATHGLVLGALRGDGPLPGELEELRSWVRAGPEKDSWVVVKETHKVLDKLFPKFLKGLQAAGWKTEKHQLEVDEWRASWLQTPEKKVS encoded by the exons ATGGCTGAGGACGGGGCTCATGGGGCCGCTGTGTGCTCCGAGCAGTTCGGCTCCGGGACGGCCCGGGGCTGTCGCGTCGCGGCCGACGGCAGCCTGCAGTGGGAGCCGGGAGGGTGGCACTGGCGGGGGTTCTCCCGGGTCTTCCAGGCGAAACcagatgggggtggagggggctcGCCCAGCACCGCTTCCCGGACGCTCTCGGGGCTCCAGGCCGTGTTCTTGCCGCAGGGCTTCCCTGAGAGCGTCAGCCCGGACTACCTGCCCTACCAGCTGTGGGATTCTGTGCAG GCCTTTGCTTCCAGTCTCTCCGGCTCCCTGGCCACCCAGGCAGTCTTGCTGGGCCTAGGGGTGGGGAACGCAAAAGCCACTGTCTCAGCTGCCACGGCCACCTGGCTCGTGAAAG ATTCAACTGGCATGCTGGGCCGCATCCTCTTTGCCTGGTGGAAGGG GAGCAAACTGGACTGTAACGCGAAGCAGTGGag GCTTTTTGCTGATATCCTCAATGATATTGCCATGTTCTTGGAGATTATGGCTCCTGTGTTCCCAGTCTGTTTCACCATGACCATCAGCACCAGCAACCTGGCCAAG TGCATTGTGAGCGTGGCTGGTGGGGCCACGCGGGCCGCGCTGACCGTGCACCAGGCCCGCAGGAACAACATGGCCGACGTGTCCGCTAAGGATAGCAGCCAG GAGACACTGGTGAACCTGGCAGGGCTCCTGGTCAGCCTCTTGATGCTTCCCCTGGTGTCAGGTTGCCCTAG CGTCAGCCTCGGGTGTTTCTTCCTCCTCACTGCCCTCCACATCTACGCCAACTACCGGGCCGTCCGAGCCCTTGTCATGGAGACCTTGAACGAAAGCCGGCTGCGGCTGGTCCTGAAGCACTTTCTTCAGCAGGGGGAGGTACTTGACCCCACGCCAGCCAATCATATGGAGCCGCTGTGGACAG GTTTCTCACCATCTCCAGCTCTATCCCTGGGGGTCCCTCTACACTGTTTGGTCTCCAG TGTGTCTGAGCTGCAGCAGTTGGTTGAGGGGCACCAGGAGCCCTACCTCCTCTGCTGGGACCAGTCACGAA ACCAGGTGCAGGTAGTTCTGAGCCAGATGGCAGGCCCTGAGACCGTCCTAAGAGCCGCCACACACGGGCTGGTGCTGGGAGCCTTGCGGGGAGATGGACCCCTTCCAGGAGAGCTGGAGGAGCTGAGGAGCTGGGTGCGGGCAG GTCCTGAGAAAGATAGCTGGGTGGTCGTGAAGGAGACGCACAAGGTGTTGGACAAGCTGTTCCCAAAGTTCTTGAAAG ggctgcaggctgccGGCTGGAAGACCGAGAAGCACCAGCTTGAGGTGGATGAGTGGAGGGCCTCGTGGCTCCAGACTCCGGAAAAGAAGGTCTCGTGA
- the TGFB1I1 gene encoding LOW QUALITY PROTEIN: transforming growth factor beta-1-induced transcript 1 protein (The sequence of the model RefSeq protein was modified relative to this genomic sequence to represent the inferred CDS: inserted 2 bases in 2 codons; deleted 1 base in 1 codon; substituted 1 base at 1 genomic stop codon), protein MEDLDALLSDLETTTSHMPRSGAPKQRPSEPLTPPPPYGHQPQTGSGESSGTSGDKDHLYSTVCKPXSPKPAAPAAPPFSSSSGVLGTGLCELDRLLQELNATQFNITDEIMSQFPSSKVATGEQKEDQSEDKKRPSLPPSPTPVLPKPSATSATLELDRLMASLSDFRVQNHLPAPAPTQPPAPANSVSEPSPPPPAPTSKGSLDTMLGLLQSDLSRRGVPTQAKGLCGSCNKPIAGQVVTALGRAWHPEHFICGSCSTALGGSSFFEKDGAPFCPECYFERFSPRCGFCNQPSDSXMVTALGTHWHPEHFCCVSCGEPFGEEGFHEREGRPYCXRDFLQLFAPRCQGCQGPILDNYISALSALWHPDCFVCRECFAPFSGGSFFEHEGRPLCENHFHARRGSLCATCGLPVTGRCVSALGRRFHPDHFTCTFCLRPLTKGSFQERAGKPYCQPCFLKLFG, encoded by the exons aTGGAGGACCTGG ATGCCCTGCTTTCTGACCTGGAGACCACCACCTCACACATGCCAAGGTCAGGGGCTCCAAAACAGCGCCCCTCAGAGCCACTCACACCTCCCCCACCCTATGGCCACCAGCCACAG ACAGGGTCTGGGGAGTCTTCAGGAACCTCTGGGGACAAGGACCATCTGTACAG TACGGTATGCAAAC GGTCCCCGAAGCCTGCAGCCCCTGCGGCCCCTCCATTCTCCTCTTCCAGTGGTGTCTTGGGCACAGGGCTCTGTGAGCTAGACCGACTGCTTCAGGAACTTAACGCCACCCAGTTCAACATCACAG aTGAAATAATGTCTCAGTTCCCATCCAGCAAGGTGGCTACAggagagcagaaggaagaccAATCTGAAGATAAGAAAAGACCCAGCCT CCCTCCCAGTCCAACCCCTGTCCTCCCCAAGCCTTCAGCCACGTCGGCCACTCTGGAGCTGGACAGACTGATGGCCTCACTCTCTGACTTCCGTGTCCAGAACCAT CttccagcccctgcacccacccagccgCCCGCGCCGGCGAATTCCGTGAGTgaa ccctccccacccccgccggcACCAACAAGCAAGGGCAGCCTGGACACCATGctggggctgctgcagtctgaccTCAGCCGCCGGGGGGTTCCCACCCAGGCCAAGGGCCTCTGTGGCTCCTGCAATAAACCAATTGCTGGGCAA GTGGTGACAGCTTTGGGACGCGCCTGGCACCCGGAGCACTTCATTTGCGGTAGCTGCTCCAcggcgctgggaggcagcagcttcttCGAGAAAGACGGAGCTCCCTTCTGCCCCGAGTGCTACTTCGAGCGCTTCTCGCCACGATGCGGCTTCTGCAACCAACCATCCGACAGCTGA ATGGTGACTGCCCTGGGCACCCACTGGCACCCAGAGCATTTCTGCTGCGTCAGTTGCGGGGAGCCCTTCGGAGAAGAGG GCTTCCACGAGCGCGAGGGCCGCCCCTACT CGCGGGACTTCCTGCAGCTGTTCGCCCCACGCTGCCAGGGCTGCCAGGGCCCCATCCTGGACAACTACATTTCAGCACTCAGCGCGCTCTGGCACCCGGACTGCTTCGTCTGCAGG GAATGTTTCGCGCCCTTCTCGGGAGGCAGCTTTTTTGAGCACGAGGGCCGCCCGCTGTGCGAGAACCACTTCCACGCGAGGCGCGGCTCGCTGTGCGCCACTTGCGGCCTCCCCGTGACCGGTCGCTGCGTGTCGGCGCTGGGCCGCCGCTTCCACCCGGACCACTTCACCTGCACCTTCTGCCTACGCCCGCTCACCAAGGGCTCCTTCCAGGAGCGCGCGGGCAAACCTTACTGCCAGCCTTGCTTCCTCAAGCTCTTCGGCTGA
- the SLC5A2 gene encoding sodium/glucose cotransporter 2, whose product MEEHTEAGSRLGLGDQRALIDNPADIAVIAAYFLLVIGVGLWSMCRTNRGTVGGYFLAGRSMVWWPVGASLFASNIGSGHFVGLAGTGAANGLAVAGFEWNALFVVLLLGWLFAPVYLTAGVITMPQYLRKRFGGHRIRLYLSVLSLFLYIFTKISVDMFSGAVFIQQALGWNIYASVIALLGITMVYTVTGGLAALMYTDTVQTFVIIAGAFILTGYAFHEVGGYSGLFDKYMGAMTTLTVSEDPAVGNISSSCYRPRPDSYHLLRDPVTGDLPWPALLLGLTIVSGWYWCSDQVIVQRCLAGRNLTHIKAGCILCGYLKLTPMFLMVMPGMISRILYPDEVACVAPEVCKRVCGTEVGCSNIAYPRLVVKLMPNGLRGLMLAVMLAALMSSLASIFNSSSTLFTMDIYTRLRPRAGEGELLLVGRLWVVFIVAVSVAWLPVVQAAQGGQLFDYIQSVSSYLAPPVSAVFVLALFVPRVNEKGAFWGLIGGLLMGLARLIPEFSFGTGSCVRPSACPAFLCRVHYLYFAIVLFFCSGLLIIIVSLCTAPIPRKHLHRLVFSLRHSKEEREDLDADELEAPASPPVQNGRPEHAVEMEEPQAPGPGLFRQCLLWFCGMNRGKAGGPAPPTQEEEAAAARRLEDINEDPRWSRVVNLNALLMMAVAMFFWGFYA is encoded by the exons ATGGAGGAACACACGGAGGCAGGCTccagactggggctgggggaccAGCGGGCTCTCATCGACAATCCTGCTGACATCGCGGTCATTGCTGCTTATTTCCTGCTGGTCATTGGTGTCGGCTTGTGG TCCATGTGCAGAACCAACAGAGGCACCGTGGGTGGCTACTTCCTGGCAGGACGAAGCATGGTGTGGTGGCCG GTCGGGGCCTCTCTCTTTGCTAGCAATATCGGCAGTGGCCACTTTGTGGGCCTGGCGGGGACCGGTGCTGCAAACGGCTTGGCTGTGGCTGGATTTGAGTGGAAT GCGCTGTTCGTGGTGCTGCTCCTGGGTTGGCTGTTCGCGCCGGTGTACCTGACCGCAGGCGTCATTACGATGCCGCAGTACCTGCGCAAGCGCTTCGGCGGCCATCGGATCCGCCTCTACCTGTCCGTGCTCTCGCTTTTTCTGTACATCTTCACCAAGATCTCG GTGGACATGTTCTCCGGGGCGGTGTTTATTCAGCAGGCTCTAGGCTGGAACATTTACGCTTCGGTCATCGCGCTCCTGGGCATCACCATGGTTTACACCGTGACAG GAGGGCTAGCAGCGCTGATGTACACAGACACGGTGCAGACCTTTGTCATCATCGCGGGGGCCTTCATCCTCACCGGTTACG CCTTCCACGAGGTGGGCGGGTATTCCGGGCTCTTCGACAAATACATGGGAGCGATGACTACACTGACGGTGTCCGAGGACCCGGCTGTGGGCAACATCTCCAGCTCCTGCTACCGACCCCGGCCCGACTCCTATCATCTGCTCCGGGACCCTGTGACGGGGGACCTACCATGGCCCGCGCTGCTCCTGGGGCTCACCATCGTCTCGGGCTGGTACTGGTGCAGTGACCAG GTCATAGTGCAGCGCTGCCTGGCCGGGAGGAACCTGACTCACATCAAGGCAGGCTGCATCTTGTGCGGCTACCTGAAGCTGACGCCTATGTTCCTCATGGTCATGCCAGGCATGATCAGCCGCATCCTTTACCCTG ACGAGGTGGCGTGCGTGGCGCCCGAGGTGTGTAAGCGCGTGTGTGGCACGGAAGTGGGCTGCTCCAACATCGCCTATCCGCGGCTCGTCGTGAAGCTCATGCCCAACG GTCTGCGCGGACTCATGCTGGCGGTCATGCTGGCCGCGCTCATGTCTTCACTGGCCTCCATCTTCAACAGCAGCAGCACCCTCTTCACCATGGACATCTACACACGCCTGCGGCCCCGCGCCGGCGAAGGCGAGCTGCTGCTAGTAGGACG GCTCTGGGTGGTGTTCATCGTGGCGGTGTCGGTGGCCTGGCTACCTGTGGTGCAGGCGGCGCAGGGCGGGCAGCTCTTCGATTACATCCAGTCTGTTTCCAGCTACTTGGCACCGCCTGTGTCTGCCGTCTTCGTGCTGGCGCTCTTCGTGCCGCGCGTTAATGAGAAG GGCGCCTTCTGGGGACTGATAGGGggcctgctaatgggcctggcaCGCCTTATTCCCGAGTTCTCCTTCGGCACGGGCAGCTGCGTGCGACCCTCCGCTTGCCCGGCGTTCCTGTGCCGGGTGCACTACCTCTACTTCGCCATTGTGCTCTTCTTCTGCTCGGGCCTCCTCATCATCATCGTCTCCTTGTGCACCGCACCCATCCCACGCAAGCAC ctcCACCGCCTGGTTTTCAGTCTGCGGCACAGCAAGGAGGAACGGGAGGACCTGGATGCTGACGAGCTGGAAGCCCCGGCCTCTCCCCCTGTCCAGAACGGGCGCCCAGAGCACGCAGTGGAGATGGAAG AGCCCCAGGCCCCGGGCCCAGGCCTGTTCCGCCAGTGCTTGCTGTGGTTCTGTGGAATGAACAGGGGCAAGGCAGGTGGCCCCGCACCCCCTACCCAGGAAGaggaggctgcagcagccaggcggCTGGAGGACATCAACGAGGACCCGCGCTGGTCCCGGGTGGTCAACCTCAATGCCCTGCTCATGATGGCCGTGGCCATGTTTTTCTGGGGCTTTTATGCCTAG